The following coding sequences are from one Deltaproteobacteria bacterium window:
- a CDS encoding 4Fe-4S dicluster domain-containing protein: MESSRRRFLKLVGISMAGLGALSAFDLFERVELGAQELTTDSKALTGKRWAIAVDVAKLDEETVKKAIDACNREHNIPQYDNSEEEIKWIWHDSFEHVFPGQEYDYLPEEIHEKPFLLLCNHCSNPPCVRVCPTRATWQRPDGVVMMDQHRCIGCRYCMAACPFGARSFNWRDAKATYWKENEPPNPKYPLRGKGVVEKCTFCDERLAEGLPPACVEAVADTKALIFGDLDDPDSEIREVLRTRFAIRRKAELGTSPNIYYLV, translated from the coding sequence ATGGAGAGCAGCAGACGACGCTTTCTGAAGTTGGTGGGTATCTCCATGGCAGGGCTGGGGGCCCTGTCAGCTTTCGACCTGTTTGAGCGAGTGGAACTGGGTGCGCAGGAGCTTACCACAGACAGCAAAGCTCTGACAGGGAAGCGATGGGCCATTGCTGTAGACGTGGCAAAGCTTGACGAAGAGACAGTAAAGAAGGCCATTGACGCTTGCAACCGGGAGCACAACATCCCCCAGTACGATAATTCGGAGGAAGAGATCAAGTGGATCTGGCATGATTCTTTTGAGCACGTATTTCCCGGTCAAGAGTATGACTACCTGCCGGAGGAGATCCACGAGAAGCCGTTTCTCCTCCTTTGTAATCATTGCAGCAACCCGCCCTGCGTGAGGGTGTGCCCTACCAGGGCAACCTGGCAGCGGCCTGATGGTGTGGTCATGATGGATCAGCACCGCTGCATAGGCTGCAGGTACTGCATGGCGGCCTGCCCATTTGGGGCTCGCAGCTTCAATTGGAGGGATGCCAAGGCAACATACTGGAAGGAGAATGAACCGCCCAACCCGAAGTATCCTTTGCGGGGAAAGGGCGTGGTGGAAAAGTGCACTTTTTGCGATGAGAGGTTGGCTGAAGGGTTGCCTCCTGCCTGCGTGGAAGCGGTTGCGGATACCAAAGCGCTCATTTTTGGTGACCTGGACGACCCGGACTCTGAGATCAGGGAAGTGCTTCGCACACGATTTGCCATTCGTCGCAAGGCCGAACTGGGGACAAGCCCCAACATTTACTACTTAGTGTGA
- the dsrJ gene encoding sulfate reduction electron transfer complex DsrMKJOP subunit DsrJ codes for MYDKGKVITGIVVFVIFFTSPFLIGLVRHGPAPEPELSPKAKQAKQCVESKAYMTEYHMQLLDQWRNAAVRQAERVYLSSTGKHYTVSLQNTCLECHSNKSKFCDKCHNYMDVTPYCWECHIEPKETK; via the coding sequence ATGTATGATAAAGGTAAGGTCATCACCGGCATCGTCGTGTTTGTCATCTTTTTCACTTCTCCCTTCTTGATTGGGCTGGTACGACACGGGCCGGCTCCCGAGCCTGAACTTTCACCCAAGGCCAAGCAAGCTAAACAATGCGTGGAGTCCAAGGCGTATATGACTGAATATCACATGCAGCTGCTTGACCAGTGGAGAAATGCTGCCGTACGTCAAGCTGAAAGGGTGTATTTGTCCAGCACTGGCAAGCACTATACGGTAAGTTTGCAAAACACCTGTTTGGAGTGTCACTCCAACAAGAGCAAGTTCTGCGACAAGTGCCATAATTATATGGATGTGACCCCCTACTGCTGGGAATGCCATATTGAGCCGAAGGAGACGAAGTAA
- a CDS encoding (Fe-S)-binding protein, with protein sequence MAKVAPPEELVQIEHRPPDKAWMDIPPEFREGRWCYGSKPKDHKIVDFPNPRDWSPLDEDWKLPENWLEIVLEGMRERLHKYRSFRLFMDICVRCGACADKCHFFIGSGDPKNMPVLRAELIRSVYRGEFTKAGKILGRLAGARKLTYQVFKEWFYYFFQCTECRRCSVFCPYGIDTAEITIIGRELLNLVGCNLDWIMAPVANCYRTGNHLGIQPHAYVSMLEFFSEEIEEITGVTVEPSFNRKGAEILFITPSGDVFADPGTYTCMGYMMLFHYLQDLGLDLTWSTYASEGGNFGYFTSHEMAKRLNAKMYAEAKRLGVKWILGGECGHMWRVVNQYMDTFNGPADFLEEPVSPITGTKFENAKSTKMVHITEFTADLITHGKLNLDPSRNDHLKVTFHDSCNPARAMGIFEEPRYIIKNVCNNFYEMPPNTIREQTYCCGGGSGLNTDEYMDMRMRGGFPRANAVKYVHDKYGVNMLACICAIDRATLPPLMEYWVPEVDVTGVHELVANALILKGEKKRTMDLRGEPLPGMEEEEDEEDV encoded by the coding sequence ATGGCTAAGGTTGCGCCTCCTGAAGAACTTGTACAGATTGAGCACAGGCCTCCTGACAAAGCATGGATGGATATTCCCCCCGAGTTTAGGGAGGGAAGGTGGTGTTACGGCTCAAAGCCGAAGGATCATAAAATTGTAGATTTTCCCAACCCCAGAGATTGGTCTCCCCTGGATGAGGACTGGAAACTGCCGGAAAACTGGCTCGAGATTGTCCTCGAGGGCATGAGGGAAAGGCTGCACAAGTATCGTTCGTTCAGACTCTTTATGGATATCTGTGTACGCTGCGGCGCCTGTGCAGACAAGTGCCACTTTTTTATCGGTTCCGGAGACCCAAAGAATATGCCCGTATTGCGGGCCGAACTCATACGCTCCGTCTACCGGGGAGAATTTACCAAAGCCGGTAAAATTCTCGGCAGACTTGCCGGTGCCAGAAAACTTACCTACCAGGTGTTCAAGGAATGGTTCTATTACTTCTTCCAATGCACAGAATGCCGCCGTTGCTCAGTTTTCTGTCCTTACGGCATCGATACTGCTGAAATCACCATCATCGGTAGGGAGTTGCTGAACCTAGTCGGCTGTAACCTGGACTGGATTATGGCGCCGGTGGCTAACTGCTACCGTACGGGGAATCACCTTGGCATCCAACCACATGCCTACGTTTCCATGCTGGAGTTTTTTTCTGAGGAAATAGAGGAGATAACGGGAGTCACAGTTGAACCAAGCTTTAACAGAAAGGGCGCTGAGATTCTTTTTATCACACCCTCCGGTGATGTCTTTGCTGACCCTGGTACCTATACCTGCATGGGTTACATGATGCTTTTTCACTATCTACAGGATCTTGGGCTCGACCTCACCTGGAGTACGTATGCCTCGGAAGGCGGTAATTTCGGCTACTTTACCTCGCATGAGATGGCCAAGAGGCTCAATGCCAAAATGTACGCCGAAGCCAAAAGGTTGGGAGTCAAGTGGATTCTTGGCGGAGAGTGCGGCCACATGTGGAGGGTGGTCAACCAGTACATGGACACTTTTAATGGCCCTGCCGATTTCCTTGAAGAACCTGTTTCGCCAATTACAGGAACCAAGTTTGAGAATGCCAAGTCGACAAAGATGGTTCATATCACCGAGTTCACCGCTGATCTCATCACACACGGCAAACTGAACCTCGATCCGAGCCGAAACGATCATCTTAAGGTTACCTTTCATGACTCATGTAATCCAGCCAGGGCAATGGGGATTTTTGAGGAGCCACGCTATATTATCAAGAACGTCTGTAATAATTTCTATGAGATGCCGCCGAATACCATCAGGGAGCAGACCTACTGTTGCGGTGGGGGTTCCGGTTTGAACACAGATGAATATATGGATATGCGAATGAGGGGAGGTTTTCCAAGAGCAAATGCAGTCAAGTACGTTCATGATAAGTACGGGGTCAACATGCTGGCCTGCATCTGTGCTATAGACAGGGCCACCCTGCCACCCTTGATGGAGTATTGGGTACCAGAAGTGGACGTTACCGGTGTTCACGAGTTGGTCGCCAATGCCCTCATACTAAAGGGGGAGAAGAAGAGAACCATGGACCTCCGTGGAGAACCTTTGCCTGGCATGGAAGAAGAGGAGGACGAGGAAGATGTATGA
- the dsrM gene encoding sulfate reduction electron transfer complex DsrMKJOP subunit DsrM codes for MGAWFSFISVVVLILVAWVGVKGMGLYTLFGIIVPYLAVLTFLVGIIYRIVQWANVPVPFRIPTTGGQQKSHSWVKASPLDNPTTTAGVIGRMILEVFAFRSLFRNTRLELRDGPKLDYGSNKWLWLAALAFHYSFLVIFLRHFRFFADPVPGFVTLLESVDGFFEAGIPGLFITDIIVVLALLYLFLRRAAVPQLRYISLASDYFPLFLLLGLTLSGILMRYFVRVDIVSVKELASGLVSFRPTVPEGIGSIFFVHLFLLSVLLAYFPFSKLLHMPGVFFSPTRNLANNSRMVRHINPWDYPVKVHTYEEYEDEFREKMKEVGLPVEKE; via the coding sequence ATGGGAGCGTGGTTTTCTTTTATCTCGGTTGTGGTCCTGATTCTCGTTGCCTGGGTGGGGGTAAAGGGTATGGGGCTCTATACCCTTTTCGGCATCATTGTCCCGTATCTGGCGGTGCTCACCTTCCTTGTGGGCATAATATACCGCATTGTCCAGTGGGCTAATGTGCCAGTGCCTTTCCGTATTCCTACAACAGGCGGGCAACAGAAGTCTCACTCATGGGTGAAAGCTAGCCCTCTTGACAATCCTACTACCACTGCTGGTGTCATCGGTAGGATGATTCTGGAGGTTTTCGCTTTTCGCTCTCTGTTCCGCAACACCCGGCTCGAATTAAGGGACGGCCCCAAACTCGACTATGGTTCCAACAAGTGGCTGTGGCTGGCAGCACTGGCTTTTCACTACAGCTTCCTGGTAATTTTTCTCAGGCACTTCCGCTTCTTTGCCGATCCTGTTCCCGGCTTTGTTACTCTGCTCGAGAGTGTGGACGGCTTTTTCGAGGCAGGCATACCAGGACTGTTCATTACGGATATCATCGTAGTTCTTGCCTTGCTTTATCTGTTCTTGCGGAGAGCGGCAGTTCCGCAATTGAGGTATATTTCTCTGGCTTCAGACTACTTCCCTCTGTTTCTGCTCCTTGGCTTGACTCTGTCCGGCATCCTCATGCGCTACTTTGTCAGAGTGGATATTGTCAGCGTCAAGGAGCTGGCCAGTGGTCTCGTGAGCTTCCGACCCACGGTCCCGGAGGGAATCGGCAGCATTTTCTTTGTGCACCTTTTCCTGCTCTCTGTTCTGCTTGCTTATTTCCCTTTCAGCAAGCTGTTGCATATGCCAGGTGTCTTTTTCAGCCCAACGAGAAATCTTGCCAACAACAGCCGCATGGTCAGACACATCAATCCTTGGGATTATCCTGTTAAAGTGCATACATACGAAGAATATGAGGACGAGTTCAGGGAGAAAATGAAAGAAGTCGGCCTCCCGGTGGAAAAGGAGTAA
- a CDS encoding RsbRD N-terminal domain-containing protein, which produces MNLTDFLEQKRAAILDRWFDIILQTYPEDTRRFLKRQKNRFANPVAHEIITGMEGLLDQLASGSEAEEFSPFLDKVIRIRAVQEFSPSEALGFIFALKDVVRAELSKEGQEERYGTDLSDFDRSIDEVGLLSLDLYTKCREKVYELRIKEVKNQVGRLLEKADLICKNPEISDDLRDINLDLVT; this is translated from the coding sequence ATGAACTTGACGGATTTTCTCGAGCAAAAAAGAGCCGCCATTTTAGACAGGTGGTTTGACATCATCTTGCAGACCTACCCGGAAGATACGAGAAGATTTCTGAAGAGGCAAAAGAACCGCTTTGCCAATCCCGTGGCGCACGAGATTATCACAGGCATGGAAGGGCTCCTTGATCAGCTTGCCTCGGGTTCTGAAGCTGAGGAGTTTTCTCCATTTCTGGACAAAGTCATAAGAATCAGGGCGGTGCAAGAGTTTTCTCCTTCTGAGGCGCTCGGCTTCATATTTGCTCTCAAAGATGTGGTAAGGGCGGAATTGAGCAAAGAGGGCCAAGAAGAACGATATGGCACCGATCTTTCCGATTTTGACCGGAGTATTGATGAGGTGGGATTGCTTTCACTCGACCTGTATACAAAGTGCCGTGAAAAGGTCTACGAACTAAGGATAAAAGAGGTTAAAAACCAGGTTGGTAGACTCTTGGAGAAAGCTGATCTGATTTGTAAGAATCCGGAGATCTCTGATGATCTTCGTGACATAAATCTGGATCTCGTAACTTGA
- a CDS encoding YjbQ family protein: protein MIKTIQVKSSTRTEMIDVTSQVTGELAGTDMQEGILTLYVPHTTAAITINEGADPAVKADILMVLNKMVPWEAPYKHMEGNSPAHVKATLVGASETVLVKGGRLLLGTWQKIFFCEFDGPRNRRLIVQFQAI, encoded by the coding sequence ATGATCAAGACCATCCAGGTAAAGAGTTCGACCCGCACCGAGATGATAGATGTAACCAGCCAGGTGACAGGCGAGCTGGCGGGGACTGATATGCAAGAAGGCATACTCACCCTCTACGTGCCACACACCACTGCGGCCATTACCATAAATGAGGGGGCGGATCCCGCGGTCAAGGCTGACATTTTGATGGTTCTCAACAAAATGGTGCCCTGGGAAGCTCCTTATAAACACATGGAGGGCAATTCACCCGCCCACGTAAAGGCGACCCTGGTGGGGGCCTCCGAAACTGTTCTGGTCAAGGGAGGACGTCTTCTGCTAGGAACCTGGCAAAAAATATTTTTCTGTGAATTTGATGGTCCTAGAAATCGGCGTCTTATAGTTCAGTTTCAGGCCATATAG